A DNA window from Streptomyces parvus contains the following coding sequences:
- the fxsA gene encoding FxSxx-COOH cyclophane-containing RiPP peptide, which translates to MKTYGTTPDFAPAKTRATLAATDVRSADAVTKINRVCGATTARSTRISTFNSAL; encoded by the coding sequence CGGAACCACCCCCGACTTCGCCCCTGCGAAGACCCGCGCAACCCTCGCGGCGACCGACGTCCGCAGCGCCGACGCCGTCACGAAGATCAACCGCGTATGCGGTGCGACCACGGCCCGGTCCACCCGGATCTCCACGTTCAATTCCGCTCTCTGA
- the fxsBH gene encoding radical SAM/SPASM protein FxsBH, inactivated beta-hydroxylase extension form has protein sequence MTGPLVPFREFVLKVHSRCDLACDHCYVYEHADQSWLTRPKAISDEAISWTARRLAEHATIHALPSVTVILHGGEPLLAGPARLRRVCEELGSALNGIAELDLRIHTNGVQLSPRYLDLFDEFHVRVGISLDGDRAANDRHRRYADGRSSHPMVLRAVGLLREERYRHLDLGLLCTVDIHNDPVAVHDALAALEPPLVDFLLPHATWDDPPPRPDGSPTAYAAWLLTVFDRWTEQGRPMPVRMFASVLSSLSGGPSLTESLGLAPTDLVVIETDGKLEQVDSLKSAYEGAAATGFDVFRNTFDEVAAHPGVRARQLGLAGVSETCRRCPVVRSCGGGLYTHRYRSDDASGGGFDHPSVYSDDLAALIRGIEERTAAAIASPAVRSPDALLTAHQDLTRTLLAVLHDTLDGRGGALWDDAWRLAAAVEADATGADALDTVLAHPYTRTWLVDALADVDAGRGLTEPAAERLAATVAAAAVRARLDLPVPVAYRDGSLHLPTLGTVLLGGPGKRGTAVVHSGDGGFLVRETQATPGTGRRIAPDEPEGPHWLPVRVLRRAPAPAVLLDDLDPLRDCFDAPAADRLAAKDAEAWAHRIAEAWSLLADAVPDQAAEAARTLTTITPLSTGAAAPGRHGPGALGTGPVTGADELALGLLSGFRRAKLRALGEVTDLYALDGTWDHRTPWGSEHVPFSRLLAETFERAGLGLYDPRFLTGVPEALDMIENAAEVTVDGKQLIAAVRKEISGTRSAAGKNRGRILSPSGPLANVLASDRKVTFE, from the coding sequence ATGACAGGACCCCTGGTCCCCTTCCGCGAATTCGTTCTCAAAGTGCACAGCAGGTGCGATCTCGCCTGCGACCACTGCTACGTCTATGAACATGCAGATCAGAGCTGGCTGACCCGACCGAAAGCCATCTCCGACGAGGCGATTTCCTGGACAGCCCGGCGTCTGGCCGAGCATGCGACCATTCATGCGCTTCCCTCCGTCACAGTGATCCTGCACGGCGGGGAACCGCTCCTGGCAGGGCCCGCGCGACTGCGCCGGGTCTGCGAGGAGCTCGGCTCGGCCCTGAACGGCATCGCTGAGCTGGACCTCAGGATCCACACCAACGGCGTCCAGCTCAGCCCCCGTTACCTCGACCTCTTCGACGAGTTCCACGTCCGCGTCGGGATCTCGCTCGACGGCGACCGCGCCGCCAACGACCGCCACCGCCGGTACGCCGACGGACGCAGCAGCCACCCGATGGTGCTGCGAGCGGTCGGCCTGCTCCGCGAGGAGCGCTACCGCCATCTGGACCTCGGTCTGCTCTGCACGGTCGACATCCACAACGACCCGGTGGCCGTGCACGACGCCCTCGCCGCGCTCGAACCCCCGCTCGTCGACTTCCTGCTGCCGCACGCCACCTGGGACGACCCACCGCCGCGGCCGGACGGATCGCCCACCGCGTACGCCGCGTGGCTCCTGACGGTCTTCGACCGCTGGACGGAACAGGGCCGCCCCATGCCCGTCCGGATGTTCGCCTCGGTGCTCTCCAGTCTGAGCGGCGGCCCCAGCCTCACCGAGTCCCTGGGCCTCGCCCCCACCGACCTCGTCGTCATCGAGACCGACGGGAAGCTGGAACAGGTCGACTCGCTCAAGAGCGCCTACGAGGGCGCCGCCGCCACCGGGTTCGACGTCTTCCGCAACACCTTCGACGAGGTCGCCGCCCACCCCGGCGTCCGGGCCCGCCAGCTCGGTCTGGCCGGCGTCAGCGAGACCTGCCGCCGCTGTCCGGTCGTACGCTCGTGCGGCGGCGGGCTCTACACCCACCGGTACCGCTCCGACGACGCCTCCGGCGGCGGCTTCGACCACCCGTCCGTGTACAGCGACGACCTGGCCGCCCTCATCCGGGGTATCGAGGAGCGTACGGCCGCCGCCATCGCATCACCCGCCGTCCGGTCGCCGGACGCCCTGCTCACCGCCCACCAGGACCTGACCCGGACCCTGCTCGCCGTGCTCCACGACACCCTCGACGGCCGGGGCGGAGCGCTCTGGGACGACGCCTGGCGGCTCGCGGCGGCCGTCGAGGCGGACGCCACCGGCGCCGACGCGCTCGACACGGTTCTCGCGCACCCCTACACCCGCACCTGGCTGGTCGACGCCCTGGCGGACGTCGACGCCGGCCGAGGGCTCACGGAACCCGCCGCCGAACGGCTCGCCGCGACCGTGGCCGCCGCGGCCGTCCGCGCCCGGCTCGACCTGCCCGTCCCCGTGGCGTACCGCGACGGAAGCCTCCACCTGCCCACCCTCGGCACCGTGCTCCTCGGCGGGCCGGGGAAGCGGGGGACGGCCGTCGTGCACTCCGGGGACGGCGGGTTCCTCGTCCGGGAGACGCAGGCCACGCCCGGCACCGGACGGCGCATCGCACCCGACGAGCCCGAAGGACCGCACTGGCTGCCCGTGCGCGTCCTGCGGCGGGCACCGGCCCCCGCCGTCCTCCTGGACGACCTCGACCCCCTCCGCGACTGCTTCGACGCTCCCGCGGCCGACCGCCTCGCGGCAAAGGACGCCGAAGCCTGGGCGCACCGGATCGCCGAGGCCTGGTCGCTGCTGGCCGACGCCGTACCGGACCAGGCCGCCGAGGCCGCCCGTACGCTCACCACGATCACGCCGCTGTCCACCGGGGCGGCCGCACCGGGGCGCCACGGACCCGGCGCACTCGGCACCGGGCCGGTGACCGGCGCGGACGAGCTGGCACTCGGCCTGCTCAGCGGATTCCGCCGGGCGAAACTGCGCGCGCTCGGTGAAGTGACGGATCTTTACGCCCTGGACGGTACCTGGGACCATCGAACGCCTTGGGGGAGCGAACACGTGCCGTTCTCCCGACTGCTGGCCGAGACGTTCGAACGCGCGGGGCTCGGGCTTTACGATCCGCGCTTCCTCACGGGTGTTCCGGAAGCACTCGACATGATCGAAAACGCGGCGGAGGTGACGGTCGACGGGAAACAGCTGATCGCCGCTGTCCGCAAGGAGATCAGCGGAACGCGGAGTGCGGCCGGAAAGAATCGCGGCAGGATCCTCTCGCCGTCCGGTCCGTTAGCGAACGTCCTGGCCTCTGACCGGAAAGTGACGTTCGAATGA